Proteins encoded within one genomic window of Rhododendron vialii isolate Sample 1 chromosome 1a, ASM3025357v1:
- the LOC131322931 gene encoding uncharacterized protein LOC131322931 isoform X1, translating to MSFQDRGSWMAKGGGHLTERDTAYDNPSRIEPKRSHQWFTDANEPELFPNKKQAVQAPTAKSTTGILDPDPRPSVNASNFFPSVPSQFMDRLFGGETNRPFNFTEQSVSSVAGVDSNMMRKGINEQFGNDSSVSLSISHTMEDPEICLSYGGFRKVNSNQVKNSDSGFHAPEEHHSGIGQVYNPGNETNFMSSGKGYTKEDESVALMGHTYKGNANIRSVGYAFEKGDDNSLSIGQSYDKGGFNGLSFGGFQQEPVFNPLARPLNSYEVIYDQSSVQTSETPNRGEIVVAPTAGAVVNVSQEAKPKPRRVSAPKNKSEEKVAKKEKEEPNSFPYNVKTLIMTGMLDGMPVKYISPSGQELCGIIKDSGYLCGCQACNFSKVLLPHTFERHAGCKTKQPNNYIYFENGKSANLVVEELRSTSGNELFETIHTVTGSPINEKAFNIWKESYQKARRELQRIYGHNDVNP from the exons ATG TCTTTCCAGGACAGGGGATCTTGGATGGCGAAGGGTGGCGGACATTTAACTGAACGGGATACAGCATATGATAACCCATCAAGGATTGAACCGAAGCGTTCTCATCAATGGTTTACTGACGCTAATGAGCCAGAGCTATTCCCCAACAAGAAGCAAGCAGTGCAAGCTCCAACTGCCAAATCAACCACGGGAATCTTAGATCCGGATCCTCGTCCTTCAGTGAAtgcttccaatttttttccatCAGTCCCAAGCCAATTCATGGACCGCTTATTTGGAGGTGAGACAAACAGGCCTTTTAATTTTACTGAACAAAGCGTTTCTTCTGTTGCTGGGGTGGACTCCAATATGATGagaaaaggcatcaatgagcaATTTGGAAATGATTCATCTGTGAGTTTGTCTATCTCTCATACCATGGAGGATCCAGAAATATGTCTTAGCTATGGTGGATTTAGAAAGGTTAATAGTAATCAGGTTAAGAACTCTGACAGTGGTTTTCATGCACCAGAAGAGCATCATAGCGGCATTGGTCAGGTCTATAACCCAGGCAATGAGACGAATTTCATGTCATCAGGGAAGGGATATACTAAGGAGGACGAAAGTGTAGCATTGATGGGCCATACCTACAAGGGCAATGCTAACATCAGGTCCGTTGGCTATGCATTTGAGAAGGGGGATGACAATAGCTTGTCAATTGGTCAGTCCTATGATAAAGGAGGGTTTAATGGACTATCTTTTGGTGGCTTTCAACAAGAACCAGTGTTCAACCCACTGGCTCGGCCCTTGAACAGCTATGAGGTGATATATGACCAATCTAGTGTTCAAACATCGGAAACACCTAACAGGGGAGAGATTGTTGTTGCACCAACTGCAGGTGCAGTTGTAAATGTTTCTCAGGAAGCTAAACCCAAACCCAGACGTGTCTCTGCGCCCAAGAACAAGTCAGAGGAAAAAGTGgctaagaaagagaaagaggaaccTAACAGTTTCCCGTATAATGTCAAAACCTTGATAATGACTGGTATGCTTGATGGAATGCCTGTGAAATATATTTCTCCGTCAGGGCAg GAGCTCTGTGGTATCATAAAAGATTCTGGTTATCTTTGTGGATGTCAAGCATGCAATTTCTCCAAG GTGCTACTTCCTCATACGTTTGAGCGCCATGCTGGttgcaaaacaaaacaaccaaacaacTACATCTACTTTGAAAATGGGAAGAGCGCTAACCTGGTAGTCGAAGAGTTGAGGAGCACATCAGGGAATGAGTTGTTTGAGACAATTCATACAGTTACAGGTTCACCAATCAATGAAAAGGCCTTCAACATCTGGAAAG AATCTTATCAAAAAGCTAGGCGTGAGCTTCAACGTATATATGGGCACAATGATGTGAATCCGTAG
- the LOC131322931 gene encoding uncharacterized protein LOC131322931 isoform X2 yields the protein MSFQDRGSWMAKGGGHLTERDTAYDNPSRIEPKRSHQWFTDANEPELFPNKKQAVQAPTAKSTTGILDPDPRPSVNASNFFPSVPSQFMDRLFGEEHHSGIGQVYNPGNETNFMSSGKGYTKEDESVALMGHTYKGNANIRSVGYAFEKGDDNSLSIGQSYDKGGFNGLSFGGFQQEPVFNPLARPLNSYEVIYDQSSVQTSETPNRGEIVVAPTAGAVVNVSQEAKPKPRRVSAPKNKSEEKVAKKEKEEPNSFPYNVKTLIMTGMLDGMPVKYISPSGQELCGIIKDSGYLCGCQACNFSKVLLPHTFERHAGCKTKQPNNYIYFENGKSANLVVEELRSTSGNELFETIHTVTGSPINEKAFNIWKESYQKARRELQRIYGHNDVNP from the exons ATG TCTTTCCAGGACAGGGGATCTTGGATGGCGAAGGGTGGCGGACATTTAACTGAACGGGATACAGCATATGATAACCCATCAAGGATTGAACCGAAGCGTTCTCATCAATGGTTTACTGACGCTAATGAGCCAGAGCTATTCCCCAACAAGAAGCAAGCAGTGCAAGCTCCAACTGCCAAATCAACCACGGGAATCTTAGATCCGGATCCTCGTCCTTCAGTGAAtgcttccaatttttttccatCAGTCCCAAGCCAATTCATGGACCGCTTATTTGGAG AAGAGCATCATAGCGGCATTGGTCAGGTCTATAACCCAGGCAATGAGACGAATTTCATGTCATCAGGGAAGGGATATACTAAGGAGGACGAAAGTGTAGCATTGATGGGCCATACCTACAAGGGCAATGCTAACATCAGGTCCGTTGGCTATGCATTTGAGAAGGGGGATGACAATAGCTTGTCAATTGGTCAGTCCTATGATAAAGGAGGGTTTAATGGACTATCTTTTGGTGGCTTTCAACAAGAACCAGTGTTCAACCCACTGGCTCGGCCCTTGAACAGCTATGAGGTGATATATGACCAATCTAGTGTTCAAACATCGGAAACACCTAACAGGGGAGAGATTGTTGTTGCACCAACTGCAGGTGCAGTTGTAAATGTTTCTCAGGAAGCTAAACCCAAACCCAGACGTGTCTCTGCGCCCAAGAACAAGTCAGAGGAAAAAGTGgctaagaaagagaaagaggaaccTAACAGTTTCCCGTATAATGTCAAAACCTTGATAATGACTGGTATGCTTGATGGAATGCCTGTGAAATATATTTCTCCGTCAGGGCAg GAGCTCTGTGGTATCATAAAAGATTCTGGTTATCTTTGTGGATGTCAAGCATGCAATTTCTCCAAG GTGCTACTTCCTCATACGTTTGAGCGCCATGCTGGttgcaaaacaaaacaaccaaacaacTACATCTACTTTGAAAATGGGAAGAGCGCTAACCTGGTAGTCGAAGAGTTGAGGAGCACATCAGGGAATGAGTTGTTTGAGACAATTCATACAGTTACAGGTTCACCAATCAATGAAAAGGCCTTCAACATCTGGAAAG AATCTTATCAAAAAGCTAGGCGTGAGCTTCAACGTATATATGGGCACAATGATGTGAATCCGTAG
- the LOC131322590 gene encoding uncharacterized protein LOC131322590 isoform X2, with protein MSFQNKGSWMAKGGGHLTDGDAAYDNPSRVEPKRSHQWFADANEPELFPNKKQAVQTPNGKSTAGILNGNPPPLGTASSFLPSVPSQFMDRLFGGETDRPFDFTEQNISSVGTDDSSMRKNCVNNQHGNDSSVSLSISNAIEDPEICLSYGGVRKINSYQIKDSDSGFHVPEEHNRGSDQAYNQENETDYISMGKGYSKEDESVMLMGHTYKGNSNIRSMGYAFEKGDDSNISIGHGYNKEGFNALSFGSFQEEEPDIDPLARPLSSYEFTFDQSSVQISETPNGPNINEVDASTAIALPVSKVAKPRPDSASKNKSEQKVTRKEKEAPNSFPWNVKTLISTGILDGVPVKYIAVSREELAGVVKGPGYLCGCQSCNFSKVLNAHEYERHAGCKTKHPNNHIYFENGKSTYQVVQELRSIPETQLYDAIQTATGSPINQKAFLTWKESFQAATRELQRIYGKEDLHS; from the exons ATG TCTTTCCAGAACAAGGGATCTTGGATGGCGAAGGGTGGTGGACATCTAACTGATGGGGATGCAGCATATGATAACCCCTCAAGAGTTGAACCGAAGCGTTCTCATCAATGGTTTGCTGATGCTAACGAACCAGAGCTATTCCCCAACAAGAAGCAAGCAGTACAAACTCCAAATGGCAAATCAACTGCAGGAATCCTCAACGGAAATCCTCCTCCTTTGGGGACTGCTTCCAGTTTCCTTCCATCAGTCCCTAGCCAATTCATGGACCGGTTATTTGGAGGTGAGACAGACAGGCCTTTTGATTTTACTGAACAAAACATCTCTTCTGTTGGTACGGATGACTCGAGTATGAGAAAAAATTGTGTCAACAACCAACATGGAAATGATTCATCTGTGAGTTTGTCTATATCTAATGCTATAGAAGATCCAGAAATATGTCTTAGCTATGGTGGGGTTAGAAAAATTAATAGCTATCAGATTAAGGATTCTGACAGTGGTTTTCATGTACCAGAGGAACATAATAGGGGCAGTGATCAGGCTTATAACCAGGAAAATGAAACCGATTACATATCAATGGGTAAGGGATATAGTAAGGAGGATGAAAGTGTAATGTTGATGGGCCATACCTACAAGGGCAATTCGAACATCAGATCCATGGGCTATGCCTTTGAGAAAGGGGATGACAGTAACATATCAATCGGTCATGGCTATAATAAGGAAGGGTTTAATGCACTATCTTTTGGTAGCTTTCAAGAAGAAGAACCTGATATTGACCCACTGGCTCGTCCCTTGAGCAGCTATGAGTTTACTTTTGATCAGTCTTCTGTTCAAATATCTGAAACACCCAACGGTCCCAACATAAATGAGGTGGATGCGTCAACTGCAATAGCTCTACCTGTTTCTAAGGTAGCTAAACCCAGACCAGACTCAGCGTCGAAGAATAAGTCAGAGCAAAAAGTgactagaaaagaaaaagaggcaCCAAACAGCTTCCCATGGAACGTCAAAACCTTGATATCAACTGGTATACTTGATGGAGTGCCTGTGAAGTATATTGCTGTTTCACGGGAG GAGCTTGCTGGAGTTGTAAAAGGTCCAGGTTATCTCTGTGGATGTCAATCGTGCAATTTCTCCAAG GTGCTAAATGCTCATGAGTACGAGCGTCATGCTGGTTGCAAAACGAAACACCCCAACAATCACATATACTTTGAAAATGGAAAATCCACTTACCAGGTGGTCCAAGAGTTGAGGAGCATCCCAGAAACTCAGTTGTATGATGCAATTCAAACTGCAACTGGTTCACCAATCAATCAGAAGGCCTTCCTCACCTGGAAAG AATCATTTCAAGCTGCTACTCGCGAGCTTCAACGTATATATGGGAAGGAGGACCTGCATAGTTAA
- the LOC131322590 gene encoding uncharacterized protein LOC131322590 isoform X4: MSFQNKGSWMAKGGGHLTDGDAAYDNPSRVEPKRSHQWFADANEPELFPNKKQAVQTPNGKSTAGILNGNPPPLGTASSFLPSVPSQFMDRLFGEEHNRGSDQAYNQENETDYISMGKGYSKEDESVMLMGHTYKGNSNIRSMGYAFEKGDDSNISIGHGYNKEGFNALSFGSFQEEEPDIDPLARPLSSYEFTFDQSSVQISETPNGPNINEVDASTAIALPVSKVAKPRPDSASKNKSEQKVTRKEKEAPNSFPWNVKTLISTGILDGVPVKYIAVSREELAGVVKGPGYLCGCQSCNFSKVLNAHEYERHAGCKTKHPNNHIYFENGKSTYQVVQELRSIPETQLYDAIQTATGSPINQKAFLTWKESFQAATRELQRIYGKEDLHS, encoded by the exons ATG TCTTTCCAGAACAAGGGATCTTGGATGGCGAAGGGTGGTGGACATCTAACTGATGGGGATGCAGCATATGATAACCCCTCAAGAGTTGAACCGAAGCGTTCTCATCAATGGTTTGCTGATGCTAACGAACCAGAGCTATTCCCCAACAAGAAGCAAGCAGTACAAACTCCAAATGGCAAATCAACTGCAGGAATCCTCAACGGAAATCCTCCTCCTTTGGGGACTGCTTCCAGTTTCCTTCCATCAGTCCCTAGCCAATTCATGGACCGGTTATTTGGAG AGGAACATAATAGGGGCAGTGATCAGGCTTATAACCAGGAAAATGAAACCGATTACATATCAATGGGTAAGGGATATAGTAAGGAGGATGAAAGTGTAATGTTGATGGGCCATACCTACAAGGGCAATTCGAACATCAGATCCATGGGCTATGCCTTTGAGAAAGGGGATGACAGTAACATATCAATCGGTCATGGCTATAATAAGGAAGGGTTTAATGCACTATCTTTTGGTAGCTTTCAAGAAGAAGAACCTGATATTGACCCACTGGCTCGTCCCTTGAGCAGCTATGAGTTTACTTTTGATCAGTCTTCTGTTCAAATATCTGAAACACCCAACGGTCCCAACATAAATGAGGTGGATGCGTCAACTGCAATAGCTCTACCTGTTTCTAAGGTAGCTAAACCCAGACCAGACTCAGCGTCGAAGAATAAGTCAGAGCAAAAAGTgactagaaaagaaaaagaggcaCCAAACAGCTTCCCATGGAACGTCAAAACCTTGATATCAACTGGTATACTTGATGGAGTGCCTGTGAAGTATATTGCTGTTTCACGGGAG GAGCTTGCTGGAGTTGTAAAAGGTCCAGGTTATCTCTGTGGATGTCAATCGTGCAATTTCTCCAAG GTGCTAAATGCTCATGAGTACGAGCGTCATGCTGGTTGCAAAACGAAACACCCCAACAATCACATATACTTTGAAAATGGAAAATCCACTTACCAGGTGGTCCAAGAGTTGAGGAGCATCCCAGAAACTCAGTTGTATGATGCAATTCAAACTGCAACTGGTTCACCAATCAATCAGAAGGCCTTCCTCACCTGGAAAG AATCATTTCAAGCTGCTACTCGCGAGCTTCAACGTATATATGGGAAGGAGGACCTGCATAGTTAA
- the LOC131322590 gene encoding uncharacterized protein LOC131322590 isoform X3 translates to MQSFQNKGSWMAKGGGHLTDGDAAYDNPSRVEPKRSHQWFADANEPELFPNKKQAVQTPNGKSTAGILNGNPPPLGTASSFLPSVPSQFMDRLFGEEHNRGSDQAYNQENETDYISMGKGYSKEDESVMLMGHTYKGNSNIRSMGYAFEKGDDSNISIGHGYNKEGFNALSFGSFQEEEPDIDPLARPLSSYEFTFDQSSVQISETPNGPNINEVDASTAIALPVSKVAKPRPDSASKNKSEQKVTRKEKEAPNSFPWNVKTLISTGILDGVPVKYIAVSREELAGVVKGPGYLCGCQSCNFSKVLNAHEYERHAGCKTKHPNNHIYFENGKSTYQVVQELRSIPETQLYDAIQTATGSPINQKAFLTWKESFQAATRELQRIYGKEDLHS, encoded by the exons ATG CAGTCTTTCCAGAACAAGGGATCTTGGATGGCGAAGGGTGGTGGACATCTAACTGATGGGGATGCAGCATATGATAACCCCTCAAGAGTTGAACCGAAGCGTTCTCATCAATGGTTTGCTGATGCTAACGAACCAGAGCTATTCCCCAACAAGAAGCAAGCAGTACAAACTCCAAATGGCAAATCAACTGCAGGAATCCTCAACGGAAATCCTCCTCCTTTGGGGACTGCTTCCAGTTTCCTTCCATCAGTCCCTAGCCAATTCATGGACCGGTTATTTGGAG AGGAACATAATAGGGGCAGTGATCAGGCTTATAACCAGGAAAATGAAACCGATTACATATCAATGGGTAAGGGATATAGTAAGGAGGATGAAAGTGTAATGTTGATGGGCCATACCTACAAGGGCAATTCGAACATCAGATCCATGGGCTATGCCTTTGAGAAAGGGGATGACAGTAACATATCAATCGGTCATGGCTATAATAAGGAAGGGTTTAATGCACTATCTTTTGGTAGCTTTCAAGAAGAAGAACCTGATATTGACCCACTGGCTCGTCCCTTGAGCAGCTATGAGTTTACTTTTGATCAGTCTTCTGTTCAAATATCTGAAACACCCAACGGTCCCAACATAAATGAGGTGGATGCGTCAACTGCAATAGCTCTACCTGTTTCTAAGGTAGCTAAACCCAGACCAGACTCAGCGTCGAAGAATAAGTCAGAGCAAAAAGTgactagaaaagaaaaagaggcaCCAAACAGCTTCCCATGGAACGTCAAAACCTTGATATCAACTGGTATACTTGATGGAGTGCCTGTGAAGTATATTGCTGTTTCACGGGAG GAGCTTGCTGGAGTTGTAAAAGGTCCAGGTTATCTCTGTGGATGTCAATCGTGCAATTTCTCCAAG GTGCTAAATGCTCATGAGTACGAGCGTCATGCTGGTTGCAAAACGAAACACCCCAACAATCACATATACTTTGAAAATGGAAAATCCACTTACCAGGTGGTCCAAGAGTTGAGGAGCATCCCAGAAACTCAGTTGTATGATGCAATTCAAACTGCAACTGGTTCACCAATCAATCAGAAGGCCTTCCTCACCTGGAAAG AATCATTTCAAGCTGCTACTCGCGAGCTTCAACGTATATATGGGAAGGAGGACCTGCATAGTTAA
- the LOC131322590 gene encoding uncharacterized protein LOC131322590 isoform X1: MQSFQNKGSWMAKGGGHLTDGDAAYDNPSRVEPKRSHQWFADANEPELFPNKKQAVQTPNGKSTAGILNGNPPPLGTASSFLPSVPSQFMDRLFGGETDRPFDFTEQNISSVGTDDSSMRKNCVNNQHGNDSSVSLSISNAIEDPEICLSYGGVRKINSYQIKDSDSGFHVPEEHNRGSDQAYNQENETDYISMGKGYSKEDESVMLMGHTYKGNSNIRSMGYAFEKGDDSNISIGHGYNKEGFNALSFGSFQEEEPDIDPLARPLSSYEFTFDQSSVQISETPNGPNINEVDASTAIALPVSKVAKPRPDSASKNKSEQKVTRKEKEAPNSFPWNVKTLISTGILDGVPVKYIAVSREELAGVVKGPGYLCGCQSCNFSKVLNAHEYERHAGCKTKHPNNHIYFENGKSTYQVVQELRSIPETQLYDAIQTATGSPINQKAFLTWKESFQAATRELQRIYGKEDLHS; the protein is encoded by the exons ATG CAGTCTTTCCAGAACAAGGGATCTTGGATGGCGAAGGGTGGTGGACATCTAACTGATGGGGATGCAGCATATGATAACCCCTCAAGAGTTGAACCGAAGCGTTCTCATCAATGGTTTGCTGATGCTAACGAACCAGAGCTATTCCCCAACAAGAAGCAAGCAGTACAAACTCCAAATGGCAAATCAACTGCAGGAATCCTCAACGGAAATCCTCCTCCTTTGGGGACTGCTTCCAGTTTCCTTCCATCAGTCCCTAGCCAATTCATGGACCGGTTATTTGGAGGTGAGACAGACAGGCCTTTTGATTTTACTGAACAAAACATCTCTTCTGTTGGTACGGATGACTCGAGTATGAGAAAAAATTGTGTCAACAACCAACATGGAAATGATTCATCTGTGAGTTTGTCTATATCTAATGCTATAGAAGATCCAGAAATATGTCTTAGCTATGGTGGGGTTAGAAAAATTAATAGCTATCAGATTAAGGATTCTGACAGTGGTTTTCATGTACCAGAGGAACATAATAGGGGCAGTGATCAGGCTTATAACCAGGAAAATGAAACCGATTACATATCAATGGGTAAGGGATATAGTAAGGAGGATGAAAGTGTAATGTTGATGGGCCATACCTACAAGGGCAATTCGAACATCAGATCCATGGGCTATGCCTTTGAGAAAGGGGATGACAGTAACATATCAATCGGTCATGGCTATAATAAGGAAGGGTTTAATGCACTATCTTTTGGTAGCTTTCAAGAAGAAGAACCTGATATTGACCCACTGGCTCGTCCCTTGAGCAGCTATGAGTTTACTTTTGATCAGTCTTCTGTTCAAATATCTGAAACACCCAACGGTCCCAACATAAATGAGGTGGATGCGTCAACTGCAATAGCTCTACCTGTTTCTAAGGTAGCTAAACCCAGACCAGACTCAGCGTCGAAGAATAAGTCAGAGCAAAAAGTgactagaaaagaaaaagaggcaCCAAACAGCTTCCCATGGAACGTCAAAACCTTGATATCAACTGGTATACTTGATGGAGTGCCTGTGAAGTATATTGCTGTTTCACGGGAG GAGCTTGCTGGAGTTGTAAAAGGTCCAGGTTATCTCTGTGGATGTCAATCGTGCAATTTCTCCAAG GTGCTAAATGCTCATGAGTACGAGCGTCATGCTGGTTGCAAAACGAAACACCCCAACAATCACATATACTTTGAAAATGGAAAATCCACTTACCAGGTGGTCCAAGAGTTGAGGAGCATCCCAGAAACTCAGTTGTATGATGCAATTCAAACTGCAACTGGTTCACCAATCAATCAGAAGGCCTTCCTCACCTGGAAAG AATCATTTCAAGCTGCTACTCGCGAGCTTCAACGTATATATGGGAAGGAGGACCTGCATAGTTAA
- the LOC131323070 gene encoding ras-related protein RABE1c, with translation MAAPPARARADYDYLIKLLLIGDSGVGKSCLLLRFSDGSFTTSFITTIGIDFKIRTIELDGKRIKLQIWDTAGQERFRTITTAYYRGAMGILLVYDVTDESSFNNIRNWIRNIEQHASDNVNKILVGNKADMDESKRAVPTSKGQALADEYGIQFFETSAKTNLNVEQVFFSIARDIKQRLADTDSRAEPQTIKINQADQAGGTGQLAQKSACCGS, from the exons ATGGCCGCTCCACCTGCAAGGGCTAGAGCAGATTACGATTACCTCATAAAGCTCCTCCTGATCGGCGATAGCG GTGTCGGTAAAAGTTGCCTTCTTTTGCGTTTCTCTGATGGTTCCTTCACAACCAGCTTTATCACTACCATTGG CATTGATTTCAAGATAAGAACCATTGAACTTGATGGCAAACGGATAAAGCTACAAATTTGGGATACTGCTGGCCAAGAGCGGTTCCGAACAATCACCACGG CTTATTATCGCGGAGCCATGGGGATTTTGCTGGTGTACGACGTTACAGATGAATCATCTTTCAATA ACATTAGGAACTGGATTCGCAACATTGAGCAGCATGCTTCTGACAATGTCAACAAGATACTGGTAGGCAACAAGGCTGACATGGATGAAAGCAAAAGG GCTGTGCCAACCTCCAAGGGCCAGGCACTTGCTGATGAATATGGCATACAATTCTTCGAAACA AGTGCAAAGACGAATCTTAACGTTGAGCAAGTCTTCTTTTCAATAGCAAGGGATATAAAGCAAAGGCTTGCGGACACGGACTCCAGGGCAGAG CCTCAGACAATCAAAATCAATCAAGCAGACCAGGCTGGGGGCACTGGCCAACTTGCACAAAAATCGGCTTGCTGCGGCTCTTAG